In Pseudoalteromonas sp. MM1, a single window of DNA contains:
- a CDS encoding solute:sodium symporter family transporter, with protein sequence MEGMNITMTLLSCLAFMALVGYISYQKTKGEVNTQDGYFLAGRGLTGTFIAGSMILTNLSAEQLIGLNGSAYGYNLSSMAWEVTAGVSTIIMALIFLPRYLAGAFSTLPEFLRDRFDDTVRRMTVILFMVGYCFITIPSVLYSGSIAVLRLFDVPTLLNLSYQASLIVTIIIVGSVGAIYAVFGGLKAVAVSDTINGVGLLIIGILVPTLGLIALGDGNFADGLSTLVNTDTEKLNAIGSSDDPVPFGTIFTGMILANLFYWGTNQYVIQRTLGAKNLVEGQKGVLFSGYFKVLVPFMMMIPGVIAYHLYKHESLQTIDLAYPHLVKDVLPQYLSGFFLAVLLGAVFSSFNSLLNSAATLFCLDVYKPMKKDKVSDEKLIKVAKTTSIVIAILSFITAPLLMFAPEGLWHIIRVFTGFYNIPVITIVLVGLFTRKVPALGAKVAIVFHVIAYTLLKFVWDVDINFIHIYAILFFIELAIMLGIGYYKPLATPWKFTRKAEVNLSPWKYALPCAIVLVSLIVSLYILFSPLGLVGGISVYFVPSLVAVWTSAFVLSWWSVRRWHKRYTSSLAHIGLERA encoded by the coding sequence ATGGAAGGTATGAACATTACCATGACACTGCTATCGTGCTTGGCGTTTATGGCGCTAGTAGGATATATCTCGTACCAAAAAACCAAAGGGGAAGTTAACACCCAAGACGGCTACTTTTTAGCAGGACGTGGTTTAACAGGTACATTTATAGCGGGGTCAATGATCCTCACTAACTTATCGGCCGAGCAACTTATTGGCCTTAATGGCTCAGCGTATGGTTACAACCTAAGCTCAATGGCATGGGAAGTAACAGCTGGGGTATCAACCATTATAATGGCGCTGATCTTTTTACCGCGCTATTTAGCCGGCGCGTTTTCTACCTTACCTGAATTTTTACGGGATCGTTTTGACGATACCGTACGCCGCATGACGGTGATCTTATTTATGGTAGGGTATTGTTTTATAACGATCCCTTCTGTTTTGTATTCAGGATCAATCGCCGTTCTTAGGCTGTTTGATGTACCTACCCTATTAAATTTAAGTTACCAAGCAAGCTTAATTGTCACCATTATTATTGTGGGCTCCGTGGGGGCTATTTACGCGGTATTTGGCGGTTTAAAGGCGGTTGCGGTATCAGATACCATTAACGGGGTTGGGCTATTAATTATTGGTATTTTAGTGCCAACACTTGGCCTTATTGCCCTTGGCGATGGCAACTTTGCCGATGGCTTAAGTACATTGGTAAACACCGATACCGAAAAGCTCAACGCTATTGGTAGCAGTGACGATCCCGTGCCATTTGGCACCATTTTTACCGGTATGATCCTCGCTAATTTATTTTACTGGGGCACAAATCAGTACGTGATCCAGCGTACATTGGGCGCTAAAAACTTAGTCGAAGGCCAAAAGGGCGTGTTGTTTTCAGGGTACTTTAAAGTGCTAGTACCCTTTATGATGATGATCCCAGGCGTTATTGCGTATCACCTTTATAAGCACGAAAGCTTACAAACCATAGATTTAGCTTACCCGCATTTAGTAAAAGATGTACTGCCTCAGTACTTATCTGGGTTCTTTTTAGCGGTGCTACTAGGTGCGGTATTTAGCTCGTTTAATTCATTGTTAAATAGTGCCGCTACATTGTTTTGTTTAGATGTTTACAAACCAATGAAAAAAGACAAAGTAAGCGATGAAAAGCTAATTAAGGTCGCCAAAACAACCAGCATTGTAATTGCTATATTGTCATTTATTACTGCGCCATTACTGATGTTTGCGCCAGAAGGCTTATGGCACATAATTCGTGTATTTACCGGATTTTACAACATTCCGGTCATCACAATTGTGTTAGTGGGTTTATTTACTCGCAAAGTGCCTGCACTGGGCGCTAAAGTGGCTATTGTTTTTCATGTTATTGCCTACACTTTGCTTAAATTTGTGTGGGATGTAGATATTAACTTTATCCATATTTACGCCATTTTGTTCTTTATTGAGCTGGCCATTATGTTAGGTATTGGTTATTACAAACCCCTTGCCACACCATGGAAATTTACCCGCAAAGCCGAGGTAAACTTAAGTCCGTGGAAGTACGCCCTGCCTTGCGCCATTGTATTAGTGAGCTTAATTGTAAGCCTGTACATACTGTTTTCTCCTCTTGGGCTTGTTGGTGGTATTAGCGTGTACTTTGTACCGAGCTTAGTTGCCGTTTGGACTAGCGCCTTTGTGCTTAGCTGGTGGAGCGTACGCCGATGGCATAAACGCTACACAAGCAGCTTGGCGCATATTGGCTTAGAGAGAGCATAA
- a CDS encoding alpha-xylosidase, with translation MNAFELREPDWNAIEPARLTAEPKLQGHVLVLPTQFGEVSVTISQFGLRLNAGSTHDETFKILTTTPSNLPLSLNKLDQGFEATAGEYRLEFYSDPFYFKLFKNDKLVQQSATDGHFVRQHRLPPLAKTDNGWVLSLELNYDEAVYGLGEKWGKLDKRGQLIRSYNHDALGVNAEKSYKNTPYAWSPEGWNLFVHTPAPVTHGVGYALWSQRAYVCLVEDDALDVFLYQEQTPAQSINRYCELTGFAPVPPQWSFGVILSKAYYKDADELLSVAREVRAKNMPCDVITLDGRAWQDTDTRFAFEWDPTRYADPKPVLDELKAMDFKICVWEYPMISVNNPLFAKAAENGWLIKDKRTGKAYQYEWDLSPFGEVLTPLPESGILDFTHPDAYEYWLESHKPLFELGVDMIKADFGEQLEDENMVSHSGDSGIRLHNVYSMLYNRCVYEAAEKYCKTGPFLFSRSAWTGSQRFPAQWGGDPQADWQGLAASIRGSLAWGMSGGPFFATDIGGFYKDTRDAELYVRWAQASVFSAHMRLHGIGPREPWSYTEQASDAVFAALKLRYQLIPYLQECAEQSKQTGLPIQRAMALAFPDDVLAHSFDQQFMCGEKLLVVPCVVPNGKIKFYLPQGEWVRFPDAQTYQGGKYYEETLALTQMAVFVRKGDTLMLGPEVQHTEQDMSQLTAWPK, from the coding sequence ATGAATGCATTTGAATTACGTGAGCCAGACTGGAACGCAATAGAGCCAGCACGCTTAACTGCAGAGCCTAAATTACAAGGCCATGTGCTAGTTTTACCGACTCAATTTGGCGAGGTTAGCGTTACCATAAGCCAGTTTGGTTTACGTTTAAATGCAGGCTCCACGCATGACGAGACGTTTAAAATATTAACCACCACCCCTTCTAACTTACCGCTATCACTCAATAAATTAGACCAAGGCTTTGAAGCCACAGCCGGTGAGTACCGCTTAGAATTTTACAGCGACCCGTTTTACTTTAAGCTTTTTAAAAACGATAAATTAGTACAGCAATCAGCAACCGATGGCCACTTTGTGCGCCAGCATCGCTTACCGCCATTAGCTAAAACCGATAACGGCTGGGTTTTAAGCCTAGAACTTAATTACGACGAAGCCGTTTACGGCCTTGGCGAAAAGTGGGGCAAGCTTGATAAACGCGGCCAACTTATTCGCTCATACAACCACGATGCACTGGGCGTAAACGCCGAAAAATCATATAAAAATACACCATACGCGTGGAGCCCAGAGGGCTGGAACTTATTTGTACACACGCCAGCGCCCGTTACACATGGCGTAGGTTACGCGCTTTGGTCGCAACGTGCTTACGTGTGCTTAGTAGAAGACGACGCGCTAGATGTATTTTTATACCAAGAGCAAACGCCTGCACAAAGTATTAATCGCTACTGCGAACTAACTGGTTTTGCACCGGTACCACCGCAGTGGAGCTTTGGTGTTATTTTATCAAAAGCATACTACAAAGATGCCGACGAGCTATTAAGTGTCGCCCGCGAAGTACGCGCTAAAAACATGCCGTGCGATGTAATTACCCTTGATGGCCGCGCATGGCAAGACACCGACACCCGCTTTGCCTTTGAATGGGACCCAACACGTTACGCCGACCCAAAACCTGTGCTTGATGAACTAAAAGCCATGGATTTTAAAATTTGCGTGTGGGAATACCCAATGATCTCGGTAAACAACCCATTATTTGCTAAAGCGGCCGAAAATGGTTGGCTAATAAAAGACAAACGCACAGGTAAAGCGTATCAATACGAGTGGGATTTAAGCCCATTTGGCGAAGTACTTACGCCATTACCAGAGTCAGGTATTTTAGATTTTACTCATCCCGATGCTTACGAATACTGGCTCGAATCGCACAAGCCATTATTTGAGCTTGGTGTAGATATGATAAAAGCAGACTTTGGCGAACAGCTAGAAGACGAAAACATGGTATCGCACAGTGGCGACAGCGGCATTAGACTGCACAACGTTTATAGCATGTTATACAACCGCTGCGTTTATGAAGCCGCCGAAAAATACTGTAAAACGGGGCCATTTTTGTTTAGCCGCTCAGCGTGGACTGGCAGCCAACGTTTCCCTGCACAATGGGGCGGCGACCCACAGGCCGATTGGCAAGGTTTAGCAGCGAGCATTCGCGGCAGCTTAGCGTGGGGCATGTCGGGCGGGCCATTTTTTGCAACCGACATTGGCGGTTTTTACAAAGATACGCGCGATGCAGAGCTTTATGTTCGCTGGGCGCAAGCGTCGGTATTTAGTGCACACATGCGTTTACATGGTATTGGCCCTCGCGAACCGTGGTCATATACCGAGCAAGCAAGTGACGCGGTATTTGCAGCGCTTAAATTACGCTATCAGTTAATTCCGTACTTACAAGAATGTGCAGAGCAATCAAAGCAAACAGGGTTGCCTATTCAGCGTGCTATGGCACTGGCATTTCCTGATGATGTATTGGCACATAGTTTTGATCAGCAATTTATGTGCGGCGAAAAACTCCTTGTGGTGCCATGTGTAGTACCAAACGGTAAGATTAAATTTTATTTACCGCAAGGCGAGTGGGTACGCTTCCCAGATGCACAAACGTACCAAGGCGGAAAATATTACGAAGAAACACTAGCGCTTACACAAATGGCCGTATTTGTTCGTAAAGGCGATACGCTCATGCTAGGTCCAGAGGTTCAACACACAGAACAAGACATGAGCCAGCTAACAGCATGGCCAAAATAA